Part of the Longimicrobiaceae bacterium genome, GAGGATCTGCAGCAGCTTCTTGCGCGCGATGCCGCTGAAGCCGTGGCCGCCGGACGTGATGGTGGTGCCGCGGAAGTGGACGTCAATGTCGTCCCAGTGCGCGAAGTTGTCGGTGATGCTGGCGTACGTCTCGGGGTCGGCCGCGCGCAGATTGCCCAGCGTCTGGTCCGAGAACACGACGCCCCAGCCGAAGGTGTCGTCGGCCCGGTTGCGCTCCAGCACCGCGACCTGGTGCGACGCGTCGGCCCGCTTGAGCAGGATCGAGAGGTACAGCCCCGCCGGCCCACCCCCGATGATGACGATCTTCACGCGCGCTTCTCCGCCGGTGCTGGGAACGTGGATGTGTTCATCGGGAGATGTACGGCAGGCTACGGTTTCGGCGATGGAATGCCGTGCATCGCCTTCACCGAATGCGCCGGTGGATTCGCATCACCCGATCCGCCGATGGCTCACGGTGGATACGACACGCGCCGAGCGCTGGGGTGAATCGGCCGAACCGCGAAGGACGCCGGACGGCATCGCGCCACACCGCCGCCGACCGGTAGGGTCCGACCTGCGTGTCGGACCGCGCCGCCGCAGCGATGGTGCGGAATCCAGGCACGATCGCTGCCGAAAGGCGGGAGCACACACAGGTGCTTCGCCTACCTGGCGGATGGTGCAGTGCGGTTCAGAGAGCCTTTGGAATGCGACGGCTCAGTAACCTGCCGGGCAGCCGCTGCCGTGCGGCGCCGGGCCCTCGCCGTCGTCGTCGGTGCCCAGGACGCGGCGAACCTTAGGGGTGTCGGCGCCGGCTTCCTCGGCCACGCCCAGGCTCAGGTGGCTGCGCATGGCCCACAGCTCGGGGAAGAAGCGGTTGTCCACGGTGCCGCGCAGGTAGCCCGCGCCGTCGCTGCCGCCCGTGCCGGGCTTCCCGCCGATCACGCGCTCCACCATCTGCACGTGGCGGAAGCGCCAGAGCTGGAACATCTCGTCGTACTCGATCAGCGCCTCGGCCAGGAGGAACAGGTCGTAGTGCTGCTCCGCCTCGCGGTACAGGCGCATGAACGCCTGCAGCCGGGTGCGCTCGGCCGCGTCGTCGCCCGGTTCCGGCAGCTCGAAGCCGCGGGCGCGGAGCAGCGCGTCGAACACGTCGCCCAGGCCGGGCTCGCGCAGCCGCCGCTCCAGCCGCTCGCGCTCGGCCAGGTTCGCGCCGAAGCCGTTCAGGTGCCGCCCGTCCTTGAGGCCCGACACGAACTCCAGCTCTCGGAACTGCACCGATTGGAAGCCGCTGGCCGGCATGATGTGGTCGCGGAAGGCCAGGAAGTCCATGGGCGTCATCGTCTCCAGCACCGAGAGCTGCGCCACCAGCACGCGCTGGATCTCGATGCAGCGGCGCAGCAGGCGCGTGGCTCCCAGCACCTCGCCGCGCGCCAGGCGCGCGATCACGCCGTCGATCTCGTGCAGGAGCTGCTTGAACCACAGCTCGTAGACCTGGTGGATGACGATGAACAGCGTCTCGTCGTGCTGGCCGGGGTCGGAACGCAGCTCCTGGAGCGCCAGCAGCTCGGGGATGCGCAGGTATCCGCCGTAGCTGAGCTTTCCGTCTCCCACCGGCAATCCGAACGACATCTGGCTCTCTCTCCCAGTGGTGCGCGCTGTGTGATTGGGAAGGTACGATGCACGGCCGGAGGGTTTCGGGCAAGGCGGGGGCCCTCACCTGGCTCGTGCCTCGCCTGTCCTCTCCCGGAAGCGGGAGAAGAAACGGTGGTGGTGCGGCCGGGGCGGTGTGCGGGTCGAGCGCGAATCCCTGCGGCCGGGCGGCTGGCGACTCGCGCTGCGCGCTGCGGGAGGGTGCGGCGAGCGGCATCGGCGCGGCGGTGCCGGCGGCCGCGGCAGGGATGGATGGGCTCGCGGTCATGGTGCGGCCGGAGCCCGCGGAGGCGGGCTTCGCGCCTTTGTAGCCCCGCGGGTTTACCCGCCAGGGCGATGCCGGAGCGCCGATGTCCCTCTCGAACCTCGTCTCCGCATGCCGCACCGTGGTGGACGAGCCCGCGAACCGGCTTCGGAACCACCGGCCGGGGTTACCCGCAGGAGCGATGCGGCTTTGCGCGCTCATTGTCCGCGGCACGAGCCAGCCTGCACCGAAGCTTCTCCCAACGCGAAGGGGCGGCATCGCTGCCGCCCCTTCGCGCGTGCCGGACGTGGACGGTGCTACTTGTCCACGCCGTACCGCTGCCGCGCGCCTTCCTTCACCACCGCCACCACCTCGCTGGTGTCCAGCCACACGATCTCGACCGTGCCCTGGTTGGTGATGGAGATGGAGCTGGGGCGGCCGCTCTCGTCACCGTCGATCTGCGCGGTGCCGTTGGGCAGGTCGATCACGGCGCCGCCGCGCAGGTACACCGTCAGGCGGCCCGTCACTTCCTTCTTGCTCATGGAGGCTCCGGAAATAAGGAGTGAAAGGGGAGGGCGGCCCGGTGCAGCGCCGCCCGCTCACCTGCAAAGCTGCGTCAATCGCCCGTCCGAAGCAACCGCCGCACCCGCCAGCCGACGGCCCCAACCGCGCCCGCCGCGACGCCCAGGCGCTTTCCGCCCATCCGAATCCGAGTAAACCGTTCCTGCCTTCGGAGAGATGTATCGCACACGGTCCAGTCTACCGGAAGCAGCCCACGCAGGTGGCCGTCGTGCCGTCGTAGCCCGCGGCCTCAGCCCCAGGGCGCTCCGGCAGCTCCGAATCTTCCGAGACCAGGCTACGCGTAGACGCCCAGCTCCGCCGTCTCGCCCAGCGGCATGGCCGTCTCGCGGCTGCGCAGCGCCTCCTCCGCAGCGGCGTCCACCTCGGCGGAGACGGCGGCCTCGATCTCCTCCAGGCGGTCGCGGCCGAAGCCCTCCTCCTCCAGCCAGGCCTCGTACAGGCCGATGGGGTCGCGCTTTCCCCATCTCCCGAAGAAGTCCGCATCGAACAGGGCGCGGGCCTCGCGCTCGTCGTGCGTGGCGTGGCCGCCCATGCGGAACGTCTCGGCCACCAGCAGCGTCACGCCTTCGCCGCGGCGCGCGCGGTCGGCGGCGATGCGCGTGGCAGCGAAGGCATCGAGCACGTGGTTGCCGTCGAAGGTGCCGCCCGCCACGCCGTACATGGCCGGCCACGCGTGGAACTCGCCGCCGCAGTGCTGCGCCAGCTTCGTCCCCAGCGCCACCTGGTTGTTGTGGATGATGTAGATGCACGGCAGCCGCTGCACCGCCGCGAAGTTCATCCCCTCGTGGAACGCCGCCGTCTTGGTGGACCCGTCACCCACCCAGTTGAGCGCCACGCGGTCCTCGCCGCGCTGCTT contains:
- a CDS encoding thiamine pyrophosphate-dependent enzyme, coding for MKRFAAYDPPEYVTWAADPELVEDFRARVDADPERAAIIRALDEAALLGLYEGLLRNRLHDIALKRWVKSGVISKAWLGVGEEAATIGPVHALRRSGPDHDVVSPMIRNVGACHEMGMSVADLLRGYLGTADGPSGGRDLHTGDLRYGVLTPISHVGDVVPVTAGMALAFKQRGEDRVALNWVGDGSTKTAAFHEGMNFAAVQRLPCIYIIHNNQVALGTKLAQHCGGEFHAWPAMYGVAGGTFDGNHVLDAFAATRIAADRARRGEGVTLLVAETFRMGGHATHDEREARALFDADFFGRWGKRDPIGLYEAWLEEEGFGRDRLEEIEAAVSAEVDAAAEEALRSRETAMPLGETAELGVYA
- a CDS encoding tryptophan 2,3-dioxygenase family protein, producing MSFGLPVGDGKLSYGGYLRIPELLALQELRSDPGQHDETLFIVIHQVYELWFKQLLHEIDGVIARLARGEVLGATRLLRRCIEIQRVLVAQLSVLETMTPMDFLAFRDHIMPASGFQSVQFRELEFVSGLKDGRHLNGFGANLAERERLERRLREPGLGDVFDALLRARGFELPEPGDDAAERTRLQAFMRLYREAEQHYDLFLLAEALIEYDEMFQLWRFRHVQMVERVIGGKPGTGGSDGAGYLRGTVDNRFFPELWAMRSHLSLGVAEEAGADTPKVRRVLGTDDDGEGPAPHGSGCPAGY